A region of Lycium barbarum isolate Lr01 chromosome 3, ASM1917538v2, whole genome shotgun sequence DNA encodes the following proteins:
- the LOC132630363 gene encoding wall-associated receptor kinase-like 20, producing the protein MGGLICENCGKTPVPYPLSTGPNCGDQSYKVRCSGGTLWFDSMTNVSYVITSISPQIQRMVVKTPTLYPDTCVLSNFYSDGLQLDPNLPFNITGSNTILLFNCTDNMLHLQAPINCSSTCVCHPYVNKFQEWAACRRQNLCCMFRTGGSQTEFMIRLNPNGCMAYQSFVNLDISLPIEKWPQPGLELMWEIPDPPACKKEVDCDVLQFSTCLADPKNPGKKRCACKSGRYWDAQGYCQKCRHGTACKIRRNKATLISGLSFAVISVLLMLLGGFLVHRRYLIKRRTIRLLIKEREDILSANTSGKSAKVFSGKEIKKSTNNFAKENLLGSGGFGEVFKGTLDDGTIVAVKRAKPGNAKGTLQVLNEVRILCQVNHRGLVRLLGCCVELELPLLIYEYVPNGTLFEHLHGFRLREWAPLSWLRRLIIAQQTSEGLAYLHSSAVPPIYHRDVKSSNILLDNKLDAKVADFGLSRLIELSESENTHINTSAQGTLGYLDPEYYLNLQLTDRSDVYSFGVVLLELLTSKKAIDFNRDEENVNLVVYMKRIMDGEKLMDVIDPFIKGGASKVEMETIKAVGNLSAACLDERRQNRPSMKEVADELEYVIGIVTGQASKS; encoded by the exons ATGGGTGGATTAATTTGTGAGAATTGTGGCAAAACTCCAGTGCCATACCCGTTAAGCACGGGGCCAAATTGTGGCGATCAATCGTACAAAGTCCGGTGCAGTGGAGGGACACTATGGTTCGATTCGATGACAAATGTATCGTACGTTATTACATCCATTAGCCCACAAATCCAGAGAATGGTTGTTAAAACACCAACGCTATACCCCGATACATGTGTATTGTCCAATTTTTATTCTGATGGCCTCCAACTTGATCCAAATCTTCCTTTTAACATAACGGGAAGTAACACAATCTTGTTATTTAATTGCACGGACAACATGTTGCACTTGCAAGCACCGATAAATTGTTCTTCTACGTGTGTTTGTCACCCTTATGTGAATAAATTTCAAGAGTGGGCTGCTTGTAGGCGTCAAAATTTGTGTTGTATGTTTAGGACAGGAGGGTCACAAACTGAGTTTATGATTAGGTTGAATCCCAATGGGTGCATGGCTTACCAAAGTTTTGTAAATTTGGACATTTCTTTGCCAATTGAAAAATGGCCACAACCTGGACTGGAATTGATGTGGGAGATTCCAGATCCACCTGCTTGTAAGAAGGAAGTGGATTGTGATGTGTTGCAATTTTCAACATGTTTGGCTGATCCTAAAAATCCTGGAAAGAAGAGGTGTGCTTGCAAGTCTGGCCGATATTGGGATGCACAGGGATATTGTCAAA AGTGTCGACATGGCACAGCTTGCAAAATTCGAAGGAACAAAGCGACTCTTATTTCAGGTCTTTCTT TTGCTGTAATCTCAGTGCTTCTCATGCTCTTAGGTGGATTCCTAGTCCACAGGCGTTACCTCATAAAAAGAAGAACTATAAGGTTACTAATCAAAGAAAGAGAGGACATATTAAGTGCCAATACAAGTGGAAAATCAGCTAAAGTTTTCTcaggaaaagaaattaaaaaatcaACCAACAATTTTGCCAAAGAAAACCTTTTAGGCTCTGGTGGATTCGGCGAAGTCTTCAAAGGCACTTTAGATGATGGAACTATAGTTGCAGTCAAACGTGCAAAACCCGGAAATGCTAAAGGCACGTTACAAGTCCTTAACGAAGTTCGAATCCTGTGCCAAGTGAACCATCGTGGCCTAGTTAGATTACTAGGTTGTTGTGTTGAGCTCGAGTTGCCTCTTTTAATTTACGAGTATGTTCCCAATGGGACGCTTTTCGAGCACCTCCACGGGTTTCGACTCCGCGAGTGGGCCCCGCTTAGTTGGTTAAGGCGTCTCATAATCGCTCAACAAACCTCCGAAGGACTCGCGTACCTCCATTCGTCGGCCGTTCCACCGATTTACCATCGTGATGTCAAGTCGAGCAATATTTTATTGGACAATAAGCTCGACGCTAAGGTTGCTGACTTTGGACTTTCTAGATTAATAGAGCTGAGCGAAAGTGAGAACACTCATATTAACACGTCCGCTCAGGGCACGTTGGGGTATCTCGATCCGGAATACTATTTGAACCTTCAATTGACGGATAGGAGTGACGTTTATAGCTTTGGAGTCGTGTTGCTTGAACTTTTGACGTCTAAAAAGGCGATTGATTTTAATCGGGACGAGGAAAATGTGAATTTGGTTGTGTACATGAAAAGGATCATGGATGGAGAGAAATTGATGGATGTGATTGACCCTTTTATCAAAGGAGGAGCAAGTAAAGTTGAAATGGAGACAATTAAGGCTGTAGGGAACTTATCAGCAGCTTGTTTAGATGAAAGGAGGCAAAACAGGCCATCAATGAAAGAAGTAGCTGATGAACTTGAgtatgttattggtattgttacTGGTCAGGCTTCAAAAAGTTAG